The nucleotide sequence GGATAGTGTCTCACCTACACGAGGTCGTCCCCGCGTAGGCGGGGACCCATGCACCCCCCTACGTGAAGCGCCGCCGCCTGATGGATGCCCGCCTGCGCGGGCATGACATGAGAGTGAGGCAACAATCCTCAGAGGTGGTATAAGTTCTACGCCGATGAGCACAGCTCCAACGCTGTAGCCGAAGGCTTGCGGCGGCGGGGCATCGAGGTGACGACGACCTACGGAGCAGCCATGCTCGGGGCCGCCGACGATGAGCCGCTTGCCTTCGACCATGGGCGAGGTCACATGCTCCTCACGCAGGACAACGACGTCCTGCGCCTGCACGCGTCGGGCGCAGAGCGCGCGGGCATCGCTCACGCTAGGCAAGGAACGCCTGTCGGCACGATCATGCGCGGCTTGGCTCTCGTCTCCGAGTTGTACGCGCCTGACGAGAGGCAGAACCGTGTGGAGTTTCTGTAGCCGTGGCTGCCTGAGCGCAGAAGGCCTCTATCTTGTGTCGAAACAGACCGTGATGCCATGACCTTGCCCGCACTCGATTTTGCCACGCTCCGCGCCGAGACCGTCGGCGTGGACACGCCGGTCGAGACGCCGTTCGGCGAGCGGCTGCTCGTCTACGCCGACTTCACGGCCTCAGGCCGGAGCCTGCGGTTCGTCGACGCCTACCTCTCGGACCTCGCCCGGCTCTACGCCAACAGCCACACCGAGGACAGCACGACGGGGCGGGCCACGACACGGCTCCTCCACGAAGCCGAGGACCTCATCAAGCAGGCCGTCAACGCCGGACCGGACGGGCGGCTGATCGCCTGCGGGACGGGCTCGACGGGGGCCATCGACAAGTTTCAGCAGCTCCTCGGGGTAGCCCTTCCGCCGGCGACGCGGCACGCGCTCTTCGGGCTGTGGCGGGACCACGCCCGGGGCGACGCCGAGGCCTTCGGGCATCTCCTCCGGGAGCGGCAGCCGGTCGTGTTCGTCGGGCCGTACGAGCACCACTCGAACGAGGTCACATGGCGCGAAGGCCTCGCGACGGTGATCGAAGTCGACCTCGACGACGAAGGCCGGCTCGACCTGGCCCACCTCGAAACGCTCCTGCAGGACCCGCGCTGGCACGGCCGGCAGCGGATCGGGTCGTTCTCGGCGGCCTCGAACGTGACGGGCATCAAGACGCCGGTCCACGAGGTGGCGCGGCTCCTCCACCGCCACGAAGCGCTCGCCTGCTTCGACTTCGCCGCGAGCGCGCCCTACGTCGAGATCGACATGAACCCCGAGGGCGACCCAGAGGCGGCGCTCGACGCGGTGTTCATCTCCCCGCACAAGTTTCTCGGCGGGCCGGGGTCGTGCGGCGTGCTCGTCTTCAACGAGCGGGTCTACCCGAAAGACCTGGCCCCGAGCGTCGGCGGCGGCGGGACGGTCGTCTACGTCAACACCGAGGGGCACGAGTTCATCACCGACGTCGAGTCCCGCGAGAAGGCCGGGACGCCGGGTATCCTGCAGACGCTCCGCGCCGCGCTGGCGATGCAGATCAAGGAGACCGTCGGCGTCGAGGCCATCGAGCACCGCGAGCAGGAGTTGCTCCACCGGGCGTTCGAGCGGTGGGGCGAGGCCGTCGAGATCCTCGGTCCGGCCGACCCCGAGGCGCGCGTCGGGATCGTCTCGTTCAACCTGCGGAGCGCCGACGAGCAGTACCTCCACCCGCGCTTCGTGACGACGCTCCTCGACGACCTCTTCGGCATCCAGAGCCGCGCCGGGTGCTCGTGCGCCGGGCCGTACGCCCACCGGCTCCTCGGCATCCGCCTCGACCGGGCGCGGCAGCTCCTGGCGCTCTCGCGCGACGGCGTCCACGGCGTCAAGCCCGGCTGGTGCCGCGTCGGCTTCCACTACACGATGGACGACGCCGAGGCCGACTACCTCATCGACGCGGTCCGCTTCGTGGCCGAGCACGGGGCGCGGTTCCTCCCGCTCTACCGCTTCCACCTGAACTCCGGGACGTGGGCGCACCGGGACGGCCGGGCGGAGCCGGCCCCGCTCTCCGTGGCGGCGGCCCTCGGCCGGAGCGCGCCGCCCGCGCCGCCGACGCCTGCCGAGCGCGCGGCGCGCTACGCTCACTATCTCGACGAGGCACGGGCGCTCGCCGAGGAGCTTGCCTACGCGCCAGAGCCTGCGGTGCTCGGCGGCGACCTGGGCACGCTCCAGTACTTCAGCCTCGCCGAGGGCATCCTCGCCGACGACGACGCGGTGGACGCCTTCTGCGGCGGGTTTTAGACCGTGGCGCAGCGAAAGGCGAAGCCGGCGGCGATGCCTCTGTGGCGACGGCCTCTCGTGCTCGCGGGCCTTGCAGCGCTGCTTGCCGCACTCGCTGTCGGCCTCTGGTCACTTCGCAGCACCACGGTCCCGACGTTCGACGGCGACCGGGCCTACGACCACGTGCTCCAGCAGGTCGCCTTCGGGCCGAGGATACCGGGCAGCGAGGGCCACGACCGGACGCGGCAGTGGCTCGTCGAGACGCTCACGCCGCTCGCCGACCGGGTGCTCGAGCAACCGTTCACGAGCACGCTGCCGGACTCGACGACGGTCGAAGACTCACGAGTCGAGGGCACTAACATCGTCGCCTCGTTCAACCTCGACCCCGGCGTGGGCACGCGGATCATGCTCTGCGCCCACTGGGACACCCGCCCCCACGCCGACCGCGACCCCGATCCGGCGAAGCACCGCGAGCCTGTCCTCGGCGCAAACGACGGCGGCTCGGGCGTGGCGGTGCTCCTAGAGATGGCCCGCCTCCTCGCCGCCGACGCACCCGATGTCGGCGTAGACCTCATTCTCTTCGATCTCGAAGACTCCGGCACCTACGACGATGACACGACGGCGATCATTCCCTTCGCCATCGGCTCGGCCGCCTTCGTGCGCGACAACCCGACCTACCGCCCGACCTTCGGCCTCCTCGTCGACCTCGTGGGCGACACGGACCTGCGTATTCCGCGCGAGGCCTACTCGCAGCGGTACGCCCCGCGCCTCGTCGACCGCGTGTGGGCCATCGCCGAGCGGATCGGGGCCGACGCGTTCGTCGACACGCCGGGCGGGGCCATCACCGACGACCACGTACCGTTCCTCCGCGCTGGCATTCCGGTGATCGACCTGATCCACCAGCCGTTCCCTAACACATGGCACACCACGCGCGACACGCCGGAGCACGTCAGCCCCACGAGCCTCGCGCAGGTCGGGCAGGTGCTCGCCGAGGTAGTCTATTCCGAATGACGCGCTGGGCCGGTCTGCGTAAGGGGCACGGCGGTGCCGTGCCCGAGCGGTCTGCTGGCCAGGGCGTAGCACCGCTGTACCCCTACGGGTTTCCGTCTGCCGTCACGCGATCTGCTTCCAGCTTTCGGACTGGCGCGGGAGCGCGCCGGCCGGGTCGAGGTCGGGGTGGAGCAGCGCCTCCGAGATGCGCTCCATCCGCGTGCCCTGCGAGCCCTTGACGAGCAGCACGTCGCCGGCCTGCGGCTGGAGGAGGCCGCCGGAGCGGAGCACCTCGGCCACGCCGGACGAGGCCGGGTGCAGCGTGACCCGCTCGCGCTGCGCCTCGGGCAGCGTCTCCGCAGCCTGCGCCATGATCTTCCCGACAGCGTGGACCTGGTCGGCGGCGCGCACGGCGGCGGCGAGGACGCGGGCGTGCTCCTCGACCTCGGTCTCGCCGAGTTCCAGCATGTCGCCGAGGAACGCGATGCGCCGCGTCCCGTCCTGCGTTTCGAGCACGCGGAGTGCGGCGAGCGTGGCGTCGGGCGAGGCGTTGTAGGTGTCGTCGATGAGCGTACTCCCGCCGAGTCCGCGCAGCCGGTTCAGCCGTCCCTTCTCGGGTTCGATCTTCGCCAGTCCTCGGTTGATCGCCGCGTCGTCCATTCCAAAGGCGAGGCCGACGCCGAAAGCCGCGAGCGCCGTGAGCGCGGCGTGCTCGCCGAGAATCGGAAGCTCGGCCGTGATACGGTCGGGCCGGAGGTCACAGTCCGGGCCGGTGCCGTAGGTGACGGTGCGCCCTGCGTTCACCTCGGCCATCTGGAGCACGCGCGGGTCGTCGCCGTTGAGGCACGCCGTCCCGCCCGGCCCGAGGGCGCGCACCAGCTCCGACTTCTCGCGCTGCACGCCCTCGATGCTCCCGAGCGTCTCGACGTGGACGCCCCGCACGACGGTCACGACCGACACCGCCGGCGGGAAGTACGTGCACAGTTCCCGGAGGTCGCCTTCGAGGCGGGCCCCCATCTCCAGGACGAGCTTGGTCGCAGGCGTGATGTCGCGGTTGACGATGAGCAGCGACAGACCGAGCGGCGTGTTCTTGTTCCCCTCGGAGGCCACGACCTCGAACGTCTCGCCGAGCACCGCAGCGACCGCCGTCCGCGTCGTCGTTTTCCCCATCGAGCCGGTAATGGCGACGATGTCGGGCCCGAGCCGTTGCACCTTCTCCGTCGCCTGCCCGACGAGCCAGTCCACAGAGTCCTCGACGCGGGTGAGCTCGACGCCGTCGGGTAGCTTCACGTCGCGCTCGGCCACGACGCCGGCCGCGCCACGCTCAATCGCCTGCGGGACAAACGTGTGGCCGTCGTGCGTCTCGCCCCGGATGGCGACGTAGGTGTCGCCGGGCTCAAGCGTGCGGGTGTCGGTGGAGTAAGGCATGTCGAGTTGCGAGTGTCGAGTGGCGAATGTCGAGCGATGGTGGTCCGCGTCAGGAGATCTCCTTCCCACCCTCCCCGCTTTCTGTCCGTCTCGCGTCAGCGAGTCGTCTTGAAGCGGGCGTCGCGTTCGTGCCGGTCGAGGGCGAGGTCGACGAGGGTGTCGAGGAGGTCCTCGATGGGCAGGCCGCTGTGCTTCCACATGACGGGGAACATGCTGCGCTCGGTGAAGCCAGGGATGGTATTGATCTCGTTGACGAACACGTCGTAGCCCGGCGTGAGGAAGAAGTCGACGCGGGACATGCCTTCGCAACCCAGGGCGCGGTAGGCCTCGACGGCGAGCCCGCGCACGCGCTCGGCCACCTCCTCGGGGAGATCGGCCGGGACCTCCATGCGCGATGCGTCGGGGTCTTCGTATTTCGCGTCGTAGGTGTAGAAGGCTGCCGTGGAGACGATCTCGCCGGGGACGGCCACGCGGGGCTCCTCGTTGCCGAGGACGGCGCACTCGATCTCGCGGCCCGCGATCGCGGCCTCGACGAGCACCTTCCTGTCGTAGCCGAACGCCTCGTCGAGGGCTTGCTCGTAGCCCGCCTCGTCCTCCGCCCGCGCCGTGCCGACCGACGAGCCGGAGTTGGCGGGCTTGACGAACAGCACCGGCCCGAGGTCCGCCGTAGCGACCTCGAAGGTGGGCCGGTCGCCAGGGTGGGCCAGGCGGAAGGGCACGATCGGCAGCCCGGCGTCGCGGAGGATCCGCTTCGTGACCTCCTTGTCCATGCACGCCGCCGAGGCCAGCACCCCGGCCCCGACGTAGGGAATCCCGAGCGTCTGCAAAAACCCCTGCACCCGGCCGTCCTCGCCGTTCTGCCCGTGGAGCATCGGGAGTGCCACGTCCAGGTCGAGCGCGGCGAGGGCGAGAACGCCGTCCGTGCCCGCCGGAGCCGTCGCGGCCTGGCCTGCTGCGCTGTGGAGCGCGGCGCTATCCGCCGTCTCTAGGTGCCAGCG is from Bacteroidota bacterium and encodes:
- a CDS encoding aminotransferase class V-fold PLP-dependent enzyme: MTLPALDFATLRAETVGVDTPVETPFGERLLVYADFTASGRSLRFVDAYLSDLARLYANSHTEDSTTGRATTRLLHEAEDLIKQAVNAGPDGRLIACGTGSTGAIDKFQQLLGVALPPATRHALFGLWRDHARGDAEAFGHLLRERQPVVFVGPYEHHSNEVTWREGLATVIEVDLDDEGRLDLAHLETLLQDPRWHGRQRIGSFSAASNVTGIKTPVHEVARLLHRHEALACFDFAASAPYVEIDMNPEGDPEAALDAVFISPHKFLGGPGSCGVLVFNERVYPKDLAPSVGGGGTVVYVNTEGHEFITDVESREKAGTPGILQTLRAALAMQIKETVGVEAIEHREQELLHRAFERWGEAVEILGPADPEARVGIVSFNLRSADEQYLHPRFVTTLLDDLFGIQSRAGCSCAGPYAHRLLGIRLDRARQLLALSRDGVHGVKPGWCRVGFHYTMDDAEADYLIDAVRFVAEHGARFLPLYRFHLNSGTWAHRDGRAEPAPLSVAAALGRSAPPAPPTPAERAARYAHYLDEARALAEELAYAPEPAVLGGDLGTLQYFSLAEGILADDDAVDAFCGGF
- a CDS encoding M28 family peptidase; translation: MLAGLAALLAALAVGLWSLRSTTVPTFDGDRAYDHVLQQVAFGPRIPGSEGHDRTRQWLVETLTPLADRVLEQPFTSTLPDSTTVEDSRVEGTNIVASFNLDPGVGTRIMLCAHWDTRPHADRDPDPAKHREPVLGANDGGSGVAVLLEMARLLAADAPDVGVDLILFDLEDSGTYDDDTTAIIPFAIGSAAFVRDNPTYRPTFGLLVDLVGDTDLRIPREAYSQRYAPRLVDRVWAIAERIGADAFVDTPGGAITDDHVPFLRAGIPVIDLIHQPFPNTWHTTRDTPEHVSPTSLAQVGQVLAEVVYSE
- the murF gene encoding UDP-N-acetylmuramoyl-tripeptide--D-alanyl-D-alanine ligase yields the protein MPYSTDTRTLEPGDTYVAIRGETHDGHTFVPQAIERGAAGVVAERDVKLPDGVELTRVEDSVDWLVGQATEKVQRLGPDIVAITGSMGKTTTRTAVAAVLGETFEVVASEGNKNTPLGLSLLIVNRDITPATKLVLEMGARLEGDLRELCTYFPPAVSVVTVVRGVHVETLGSIEGVQREKSELVRALGPGGTACLNGDDPRVLQMAEVNAGRTVTYGTGPDCDLRPDRITAELPILGEHAALTALAAFGVGLAFGMDDAAINRGLAKIEPEKGRLNRLRGLGGSTLIDDTYNASPDATLAALRVLETQDGTRRIAFLGDMLELGETEVEEHARVLAAAVRAADQVHAVGKIMAQAAETLPEAQRERVTLHPASSGVAEVLRSGGLLQPQAGDVLLVKGSQGTRMERISEALLHPDLDPAGALPRQSESWKQIA
- a CDS encoding D-alanine--D-alanine ligase family protein gives rise to the protein MTHIGLIYGGQSSEHEVSVRSARNVFAALRPERYRVTPVRIDRTGRWHLETADSAALHSAAGQAATAPAGTDGVLALAALDLDVALPMLHGQNGEDGRVQGFLQTLGIPYVGAGVLASAACMDKEVTKRILRDAGLPIVPFRLAHPGDRPTFEVATADLGPVLFVKPANSGSSVGTARAEDEAGYEQALDEAFGYDRKVLVEAAIAGREIECAVLGNEEPRVAVPGEIVSTAAFYTYDAKYEDPDASRMEVPADLPEEVAERVRGLAVEAYRALGCEGMSRVDFFLTPGYDVFVNEINTIPGFTERSMFPVMWKHSGLPIEDLLDTLVDLALDRHERDARFKTTR